In one window of Ignavibacteriales bacterium DNA:
- a CDS encoding LptF/LptG family permease, translating into MTKLDRYVLHQFIVTWAFSLLAITVIFVAVNLMDNLDDFIDANASVWMVVQYYLFFVPEIIKLMTPVATLLSSLFTTGRMSTYNELTALKSGGVSLFRFMAPMLVFAVLISGVSIYFNGWIVPYANKKKVELGRRYFQKDIRFVSKSNIYIQDSKDRILSIGMFDDTRNVAMRVSIQDFDPVDPTMLRVRYDADEMCWNDSTKRWHLVNGSERKFYNATENLFQFKIFDIGVLNFTPDDIKKKQEKPEEMNYPDLKHFITNQQRAGHEVSRWMVDYYGKIAFPFASVIVVLFGIPFSSVKRRSGLGVEFGIAIGISFMYMIFLQVSQAFGYNGDLHPLLTAWLANIVFLLAGLFVLFKVPK; encoded by the coding sequence ATGACAAAACTTGATCGATACGTACTGCACCAATTTATTGTCACCTGGGCATTCTCACTGTTGGCAATTACCGTTATCTTTGTCGCAGTTAATTTGATGGATAACCTCGATGATTTCATAGATGCTAACGCTTCTGTTTGGATGGTCGTTCAATACTATTTATTTTTTGTACCTGAGATCATTAAACTGATGACACCTGTTGCCACACTGCTTAGTTCGCTTTTCACAACGGGCCGGATGTCGACTTATAATGAATTAACAGCTTTAAAATCGGGAGGAGTATCTCTTTTTCGATTCATGGCACCTATGCTGGTTTTCGCTGTATTAATCAGCGGTGTTTCTATTTATTTTAACGGTTGGATTGTTCCTTACGCTAATAAGAAAAAAGTTGAATTAGGGAGAAGATATTTTCAAAAAGATATACGCTTCGTATCAAAAAGCAATATATATATTCAAGATTCAAAAGACAGGATATTATCGATCGGGATGTTTGATGACACTCGAAATGTTGCAATGCGTGTCAGCATTCAGGATTTTGATCCGGTGGATCCCACTATGCTGCGTGTACGGTACGACGCGGATGAAATGTGCTGGAACGATAGCACAAAACGATGGCATCTTGTAAATGGCTCGGAACGTAAATTCTACAACGCGACTGAAAATCTTTTTCAGTTCAAAATATTCGATATCGGTGTACTAAATTTCACCCCCGATGATATCAAGAAAAAACAAGAAAAGCCGGAAGAAATGAATTACCCCGATCTTAAGCATTTTATCACAAATCAACAACGCGCAGGTCACGAGGTTTCCCGCTGGATGGTTGATTATTACGGTAAAATCGCATTCCCTTTCGCAAGCGTTATTGTTGTTCTGTTCGGAATTCCATTCTCCTCCGTCAAACGCAGAAGCGGACTTGGAGTTGAGTTCGGAATCGCAATCGGAATTTCATTTATGTATATGATTTTCCTGCAGGTAAGTCAGGCATTCGGATACAACGGAGATTTGCATCCTCTGTTGACGGCATGGCTTGCTAATATTGTTTTCTTGCTCGCCGGATTATTTGTCCTTTTCAAAGTACCCAAGTAA
- a CDS encoding LptF/LptG family permease, whose product MKLYYHILKAHLGPFIFAFLTLMFIFLLQFLMRAIEQLVGKGLSPVVIGELLMLSLSWMVVLAAPMAVLVASLMAFGKLSSQNEITAMKASGMSLYKMIAPVLIGSLLLTIFLIEFNNKILPEANHRFKILMIDIRRTKPTLTIQSGLFSQDVPGYSILARKTFEQSNNLEGITIYDYTDPSTNVVVTAEKGKVSFTPDYRKLVMDLYDGEINQLGSGDKSPYQRMRFDRHRIIMDAEGFEFERSSMGAFDRSDREMSSDEMKKIVDSLTNANIYLERETMIGDNHPTSSLLDSRKLSTSVTPDQQHQRALTLALNKVRNVRMQISNQLSLIEYNNRRIDEYLVEIYKKYSIPAACIVFVLIGAPLGIIARKGTFGVAATFSLGFFIIYWAMLIGGEKLADRNLLSPWLGMWMANIILFILGVYLTIRTGRETPAINWAALRKYSPKFLRTSQIDESESFDRT is encoded by the coding sequence ATGAAACTATACTATCACATATTGAAAGCACATCTCGGACCGTTCATTTTCGCCTTCCTGACTTTAATGTTTATCTTTTTGCTTCAATTTTTGATGCGTGCAATTGAACAATTAGTCGGCAAAGGATTAAGTCCGGTTGTAATCGGAGAACTGTTGATGCTGAGTCTATCGTGGATGGTTGTTCTTGCCGCACCAATGGCTGTGCTGGTTGCATCTTTGATGGCTTTCGGAAAATTGTCTTCCCAGAACGAGATTACCGCCATGAAGGCAAGCGGAATGAGCTTGTATAAAATGATCGCGCCGGTACTTATCGGATCTTTATTGTTAACTATATTTCTGATAGAATTCAACAATAAAATTCTTCCCGAAGCCAATCATCGCTTCAAGATTTTGATGATCGATATCCGCAGGACAAAACCGACTCTCACAATTCAATCAGGATTATTTTCACAGGATGTCCCTGGGTACAGCATTCTTGCACGAAAAACTTTCGAACAATCGAACAATCTGGAAGGCATCACGATTTACGATTACACAGATCCTTCAACAAATGTTGTCGTGACGGCGGAGAAAGGTAAAGTTTCGTTTACACCAGATTACAGAAAACTTGTCATGGATTTATACGATGGCGAAATTAATCAACTGGGATCTGGTGATAAGTCACCATACCAGCGAATGCGCTTCGACAGACACCGCATAATCATGGATGCCGAAGGATTCGAGTTTGAAAGATCGAGTATGGGGGCGTTCGATAGAAGTGATCGAGAAATGAGCTCCGATGAAATGAAAAAGATTGTCGATAGTCTTACCAACGCGAATATATATCTTGAACGCGAAACGATGATCGGCGATAATCATCCCACATCCTCATTATTGGATTCACGAAAGTTATCAACGTCTGTGACACCCGATCAACAACATCAACGCGCTCTTACACTCGCACTCAACAAAGTGCGTAATGTTAGAATGCAAATCTCGAATCAGTTATCTCTCATCGAATATAACAACCGGAGAATCGATGAATATCTCGTCGAGATATATAAAAAATATTCTATCCCGGCAGCATGCATAGTGTTCGTTCTAATAGGTGCACCGCTCGGTATAATCGCGCGGAAAGGTACGTTTGGCGTTGCAGCAACGTTCAGTCTGGGATTTTTTATCATATACTGGGCGATGCTTATTGGCGGCGAAAAATTAGCAGACCGCAACCTGCTCAGTCCTTGGTTAGGAATGTGGATGGCAAACATTATCCTCTTCATACTTGGTGTTTATCTCACAATTCGTACCGGACGTGAAACACCCGCGATTAATTGGGCGGCGCTGCGGAAATATTCTCCAAAATTTTTACGCACTTCGCAAATTGACGAATCGGAATCTTTCGATAGAACATGA
- the sprA gene encoding cell surface protein SprA — protein sequence MALLSKQSRRQSLFPPRIIYRVWIIIFALLQFCLVAYSQVPPPSALPKDSSVISDTTKPKQIPDTLQEKPEVRPKIQISDSAKRIQEWMKAMEDTSTAFKDTLYKEDTEAWKEFKDSTARVTQWVHKRQDVPMVEFFPRPKYSLYLDTKSPAYKREFQIDSTGEIVTIKESVNGLDVKVPLTMRLSEYIQQRIEHEKLNGWRSIAGQYTLKQEKDDLSGILSSLTNISIPVPANPLTNIFGGNEINLRIGGSVDIRGAFRNTKSDQTTISTLDRSRNEPDFNQTVQITVGGTIGKKLSINADWNTQRTFEYENQLKIKYTGFEDEIIQSIEAGNVSMQTPSLVGGGQALFGIKAKLQTGPLTLTTLLSQKKGQTKEISVSGGATSTENIIKLHEYSRRHFFVDTLYQDLFENLHKEFPPVLTPENEQNRITLLDVWISSMNNAAQRDGLVRTGFAYIDLPPHERNKRYTQNDIENLSKNSGRFEGGNFIKLVIDKDYTFDPYSGYITMISNVDDAQQAIAVTYSTASGEEFGGNIVDDDTTMYMKLVKPKSLFTNFSWDPAWKLLLKNFYSVKATNLKKEGFDLTLWRNSDGGGADQDQIEGKNLLQVLGLDRYDGDNAPNPDNKFDFLQGITIDPKLGEVIFPHLRPFDSTIVRYFRQIGQLVPDSLLFSDIYDTTAEAAQRNAERNKYYIKVKAVGDQKSRYSLGFNIVEGSVQVLLNGKVLTPKVDYTVDYITGEVNILNGDAMLPNANVQVKFEQNDLFQIASKTLMGVRGEIATYPGTNIGFTLLNLNQQTLSDKVRIGEEPTNNTMIGVDASTSANLPLLTDVLDALPFFRTREMSTIRFAGEAAYMIPDPNTKKSTIAGDNGAAIAFVDDFEGARRTIPMPIMYSAWTMSSAPEKASSLIGLSNEEKSFKRAQAAWYNRLPTDVYSEDIWPNRKTRAGQNQVTVLNFDFDPNHRSAYNYSPNLDSTLNRSNSIERRKNWNGIMRYVGSIASGLLDQNIEYLEIWMKDTSSNMDDLRRGRLYIDLGRISEDVIPNRVLNTEDANLNGIRNQGEDIGIDMLNDAQEQSTYANFLASNSGDPDVDPGDPSSDNYQPYGDGTNLRKFNGTDKNETDPTGLLPNTEDLSGNGSLDGADQYIEYELPLDTVYYDSLGILRSNPYLVGGGNERWFQFRIPLIDSGNIVGGTDPQSILRTVQYIRFWVSGLSEPASLRFAEINLVGNQWEQRIANDTRMKASVVNVEDNQQYAQEWYQLGIQREKDRTDPNQVIEANEQSLALLIDSLPKGVYRDVRKQFTSRPLDLFNYKAMKMFVHGDPQFDDIVSTTYDPEGVPNPGYDAELYVRFGSDTMNYYEYRQPIYKGWSVPKNNVDINFSELTSVKASKPDTFKGVYRIPIIPGDKTRTYGVKGNPSLRKIVEISIGVRNIGKPYLHGQVWVNELRLVDVDDAPGIAYRFDTQLKLADLAQVNFNYGQTDPSFHGLDQRFGDQTTKINWAVNANITLDKFLPSEWTQAGTSIPFSYSHTENLIKPKYLPNTDIVVAEAANRAAESSENPDAAKNVLTQSQSLQVRDNYAISNFKIAPPVDAWYVRETISKLGIGFNYSTGRDRDPAFISKQNWQWSLRLNYAVSLPTNFYIQPFKKLFAGIYLLEDYKDWKLYFIPITSISANTGGSRSRNLEFPRAKGSAIRDTRSFNAGKGFGFGWKFTEGGIANISGDYGLSVDRNLQYLDNDSVGRDFKTILKNLLFGGRDSRYGQKFSIAFKPKLPNILDIPKYFDLNASYSVNYSWTNSFQKGDIGKGAGYDNSLSLSFTFRLKALTDPWFAFADKASQPQRPVEQKPKLEKDKAGAVPDSAKQKTEPAVKEPGESNTAKLLSQAGMIAKYFIKIPLLDFESISIGYSQSNGSKHSGVLGATGFKNFWGRMPFQGSRVDYGPSRIFQLGLINDPHGTLQFEPRSSFPFLGWKVNKGLRAANAVLSDNFSQGNNITLRTNRQLWTGASIDLNWKVSWQYNRSTTLETDALGNPTYKQPVITGSVERSFLSIPSVLFFKVFKSNMENVGKKYDEIMASDKTSDQDKAVKTREAISKAFENGMEALPFLSKIIGPYVPRPNWTFRWDGIEKSVGLTSFLDRLSFEHAYTSGFRKDYRSTSSGEQETNGERINYGFTPLAGMNMTFKQLLKGNLSGNFKYNSNTSYDLNLSSTRPNIVSTLAQEISLSLTYSRRGFSIPLFGLNLSNDVDITMTYSRTKNSRRQYKPEELSINPDGQPQDGSTRTLMEPRIRYVLSSRVTAAIFYRYTSTQPDASGSLIFGSTTNEAGIDIHISI from the coding sequence GTGGCTCTTTTAAGCAAACAATCACGCCGTCAATCATTGTTTCCCCCGCGAATTATATATCGTGTTTGGATTATTATATTCGCTTTGCTACAATTTTGCCTCGTTGCGTACTCGCAAGTTCCACCGCCATCGGCTCTACCCAAAGATTCATCCGTAATATCCGATACAACGAAACCGAAACAAATTCCCGATACCTTACAAGAAAAACCTGAGGTTCGTCCAAAAATCCAAATTTCTGATTCAGCAAAAAGGATACAGGAATGGATGAAAGCCATGGAGGACACATCAACTGCATTCAAAGACACGTTATATAAAGAAGATACCGAAGCATGGAAAGAGTTTAAAGATTCAACCGCGCGCGTTACGCAATGGGTGCACAAGAGGCAGGATGTGCCGATGGTTGAATTTTTCCCTCGACCAAAATATTCGCTTTATCTCGATACCAAATCACCCGCGTACAAACGGGAATTCCAGATCGATTCAACCGGTGAGATTGTTACCATAAAAGAATCTGTGAACGGATTAGATGTAAAAGTCCCGCTTACGATGCGGCTCTCGGAATATATTCAACAACGTATCGAGCATGAAAAACTAAACGGCTGGCGATCGATTGCCGGGCAATACACGCTGAAACAGGAGAAGGATGATTTGTCCGGGATACTAAGCTCGCTGACAAATATTTCCATTCCCGTTCCGGCAAATCCGCTAACGAACATTTTCGGTGGTAATGAGATTAATTTGCGCATCGGCGGAAGTGTCGATATCAGAGGTGCGTTCCGAAACACAAAATCGGATCAAACCACTATATCAACTTTAGACCGGTCGAGAAATGAGCCGGATTTTAACCAAACGGTTCAAATAACTGTCGGCGGAACGATTGGAAAGAAACTCAGCATAAATGCCGATTGGAACACACAGCGTACGTTCGAATATGAAAACCAGTTAAAAATTAAATATACAGGTTTTGAGGATGAAATAATTCAAAGCATAGAAGCCGGCAACGTTTCAATGCAAACACCTTCTCTTGTAGGTGGAGGGCAGGCGCTTTTCGGCATAAAGGCAAAATTACAAACGGGTCCGTTAACACTCACAACTCTTCTATCTCAAAAGAAAGGGCAGACGAAGGAGATCAGCGTTTCGGGTGGAGCAACTTCAACAGAAAACATAATTAAACTGCACGAATATAGCAGACGGCATTTCTTCGTCGATACTTTATATCAGGATCTTTTTGAAAATCTACATAAAGAATTTCCACCGGTTTTAACTCCGGAAAATGAACAAAACCGTATAACACTTCTTGATGTTTGGATAAGCAGTATGAACAATGCCGCTCAACGTGATGGATTGGTAAGAACAGGTTTCGCGTATATCGATTTACCTCCGCATGAGCGCAATAAACGGTATACACAAAACGATATTGAAAATTTATCTAAAAATTCCGGTCGTTTTGAAGGAGGTAACTTCATCAAATTGGTTATCGATAAAGACTATACATTCGATCCGTATAGCGGATATATCACCATGATATCAAATGTTGATGATGCCCAGCAGGCAATCGCTGTGACTTACTCTACAGCAAGTGGTGAAGAGTTTGGCGGGAATATTGTCGATGACGATACAACAATGTACATGAAATTAGTTAAGCCCAAATCATTATTTACTAATTTTAGCTGGGACCCAGCTTGGAAACTGTTGTTGAAGAATTTCTATTCGGTTAAAGCCACGAACTTAAAAAAAGAAGGTTTCGATTTAACTCTCTGGCGGAATTCGGATGGTGGAGGTGCAGATCAGGATCAGATTGAAGGAAAGAACTTGTTGCAGGTATTAGGATTGGATAGGTACGATGGAGATAATGCGCCGAATCCTGATAATAAATTTGATTTTCTTCAAGGTATTACAATCGATCCTAAGCTTGGTGAAGTAATCTTCCCGCATCTCCGGCCATTTGATTCAACCATCGTCCGATATTTCAGGCAGATTGGACAGTTGGTTCCAGACTCGCTTCTATTCAGTGATATTTATGATACCACGGCTGAAGCAGCGCAAAGGAATGCTGAAAGAAATAAGTATTACATAAAAGTTAAAGCCGTCGGTGATCAAAAAAGCAGGTATAGTTTAGGGTTCAATATCGTTGAAGGTAGTGTTCAGGTTCTTCTTAACGGTAAAGTGCTAACCCCCAAAGTCGATTACACGGTCGATTACATCACGGGTGAAGTGAATATTCTAAATGGCGATGCGATGCTTCCTAACGCGAACGTACAGGTTAAATTTGAACAAAATGATCTGTTTCAAATAGCTTCGAAAACTTTAATGGGTGTTCGCGGTGAGATTGCAACTTATCCGGGTACAAATATCGGATTTACACTATTAAATTTGAATCAACAAACTTTGAGCGATAAAGTTCGTATAGGTGAAGAACCAACTAATAATACTATGATAGGTGTGGACGCGTCTACCTCTGCAAATCTGCCGTTGCTAACAGATGTGCTTGACGCTCTGCCGTTTTTTAGAACTAGAGAAATGTCTACCATAAGATTCGCAGGTGAAGCTGCGTATATGATACCTGATCCTAATACGAAAAAAAGCACAATCGCAGGTGATAATGGTGCAGCTATCGCTTTCGTTGATGATTTTGAGGGCGCCCGTAGAACAATACCGATGCCGATAATGTATTCCGCCTGGACGATGTCTAGCGCTCCGGAAAAAGCTTCATCTCTGATCGGATTATCGAATGAAGAAAAATCATTCAAGCGTGCACAAGCGGCATGGTATAACCGTTTACCGACAGATGTATATTCAGAAGATATTTGGCCCAACCGTAAAACCCGTGCGGGTCAAAATCAGGTTACGGTTTTAAATTTTGATTTCGATCCGAATCATAGATCTGCATATAATTATTCACCCAATCTTGATTCAACATTAAACCGAAGCAATTCCATAGAGCGTAGAAAGAATTGGAATGGGATAATGCGTTACGTCGGTTCAATCGCATCCGGTTTATTGGATCAAAATATAGAATATCTTGAAATTTGGATGAAGGATACTTCATCTAATATGGATGATTTGCGGAGAGGACGTTTATATATAGATCTTGGTCGGATTAGCGAAGATGTAATACCAAACCGAGTATTGAATACCGAAGATGCAAACTTAAACGGTATCCGAAATCAAGGTGAAGATATCGGTATAGATATGTTAAACGACGCACAGGAGCAAAGCACGTATGCCAATTTTCTTGCATCTAATTCGGGTGATCCCGATGTAGATCCCGGTGACCCAAGCAGCGATAATTATCAACCATACGGTGATGGAACCAATTTAAGAAAATTCAATGGTACCGATAAAAACGAGACAGATCCCACCGGACTTCTGCCTAACACAGAAGATTTAAGCGGTAACGGGAGTTTAGATGGGGCGGATCAATATATAGAGTATGAGCTCCCTCTTGATACTGTATATTACGATTCTTTGGGTATACTGAGATCGAACCCTTATCTTGTTGGAGGAGGAAATGAAAGATGGTTTCAATTCCGAATTCCATTAATTGACTCCGGTAACATTGTTGGCGGAACCGATCCGCAATCGATTCTACGAACGGTTCAGTATATTCGTTTTTGGGTCTCCGGTCTTTCAGAGCCGGCATCATTGCGTTTTGCTGAAATAAATCTGGTTGGTAATCAATGGGAGCAACGAATTGCAAACGACACACGTATGAAAGCGTCGGTTGTAAATGTGGAAGATAACCAGCAATACGCTCAGGAGTGGTATCAATTAGGTATTCAACGTGAAAAAGATCGCACCGACCCGAATCAGGTTATCGAGGCAAACGAACAATCGCTCGCGTTATTAATCGACAGTCTTCCAAAAGGTGTTTATCGCGATGTACGGAAACAATTCACCTCGCGCCCACTCGATCTGTTTAATTACAAGGCGATGAAGATGTTCGTTCATGGCGATCCTCAGTTCGATGATATCGTATCTACCACCTACGATCCGGAGGGTGTACCTAATCCCGGTTACGACGCAGAATTATATGTGCGATTTGGTTCCGATACGATGAACTATTATGAATATCGCCAGCCGATATACAAAGGTTGGAGTGTGCCGAAGAACAACGTCGATATTAATTTTTCAGAGTTAACATCTGTTAAAGCTTCAAAACCCGATACATTCAAAGGTGTATATAGAATTCCAATTATTCCCGGTGATAAAACGCGAACCTATGGTGTGAAAGGCAATCCATCTCTCAGAAAAATAGTTGAGATTAGCATCGGCGTCAGAAATATCGGTAAACCATATCTTCATGGTCAGGTCTGGGTGAATGAATTGCGCCTAGTAGATGTTGATGATGCCCCCGGTATCGCGTATCGATTCGATACACAATTGAAACTTGCCGATCTTGCTCAGGTAAATTTCAATTACGGTCAAACAGATCCGTCGTTCCACGGGCTCGATCAACGATTCGGTGATCAGACTACCAAAATTAATTGGGCGGTGAACGCCAATATCACTCTCGATAAATTTTTACCATCCGAATGGACTCAGGCGGGAACCTCGATTCCATTCTCGTATTCTCATACAGAAAATCTGATCAAGCCAAAGTATCTGCCGAACACCGATATTGTAGTGGCAGAAGCGGCGAATCGTGCGGCGGAATCGTCTGAAAATCCTGATGCTGCAAAAAATGTTCTAACACAATCGCAATCGCTGCAGGTCCGCGATAATTACGCTATCTCCAACTTTAAGATCGCCCCGCCCGTCGACGCATGGTACGTTCGTGAGACGATAAGTAAATTAGGTATTGGGTTTAATTACAGTACGGGTCGCGACCGTGATCCTGCTTTTATCTCGAAGCAAAACTGGCAATGGTCTCTGCGCTTGAATTACGCAGTTTCGTTGCCGACTAATTTCTATATCCAGCCCTTTAAAAAACTTTTTGCTGGAATTTATTTACTCGAGGACTACAAAGATTGGAAATTATATTTCATTCCTATCACAAGCATATCTGCGAACACCGGCGGAAGCAGATCTCGTAATTTGGAATTTCCACGCGCTAAAGGAAGCGCTATCCGCGATACACGCAGCTTCAATGCGGGTAAAGGATTCGGATTCGGCTGGAAATTCACTGAGGGTGGTATTGCAAATATTTCGGGCGACTACGGATTATCGGTCGATAGAAATCTCCAGTACCTCGATAATGATTCTGTGGGAAGAGATTTTAAGACTATTCTTAAAAATCTTCTTTTCGGCGGACGCGACAGCAGATACGGACAAAAATTTTCTATAGCGTTTAAACCCAAGCTTCCGAATATTCTCGATATTCCGAAGTACTTTGATTTGAACGCGAGTTATTCCGTAAATTACAGCTGGACAAATTCATTCCAGAAAGGTGATATAGGAAAAGGTGCCGGCTACGATAACAGTTTGAGTTTATCTTTTACATTCCGCCTGAAAGCACTTACCGATCCATGGTTCGCTTTTGCCGATAAAGCCTCGCAACCACAACGACCTGTAGAGCAAAAACCTAAATTGGAAAAAGACAAAGCAGGTGCTGTACCCGATTCCGCAAAACAAAAAACCGAGCCGGCTGTAAAAGAGCCCGGTGAAAGTAACACGGCGAAACTGCTCTCACAAGCAGGAATGATTGCAAAATATTTCATTAAAATTCCTTTACTCGATTTTGAATCGATTTCTATTGGGTATTCACAGTCGAACGGATCGAAGCATAGTGGAGTTCTTGGCGCAACCGGTTTCAAGAATTTCTGGGGCAGAATGCCATTCCAGGGTTCTCGCGTCGATTACGGACCATCCCGCATTTTCCAACTCGGTCTAATCAACGATCCGCATGGAACATTGCAATTTGAGCCGCGTTCCAGTTTTCCATTCTTAGGTTGGAAAGTTAATAAAGGTCTGCGAGCCGCAAATGCTGTTTTATCAGATAATTTTTCACAAGGAAATAATATTACTTTGCGAACAAACCGCCAGCTTTGGACAGGCGCATCTATTGATTTAAACTGGAAAGTGAGCTGGCAATACAACCGTTCAACAACTTTGGAAACCGATGCTCTTGGTAATCCAACTTATAAACAACCTGTCATAACCGGAAGTGTAGAAAGATCATTTTTATCGATTCCATCGGTGCTTTTCTTCAAGGTGTTCAAAAGCAATATGGAAAATGTCGGAAAGAAATATGACGAAATTATGGCAAGCGATAAAACATCAGATCAGGATAAAGCGGTTAAGACAAGAGAAGCTATTTCCAAAGCTTTTGAAAACGGAATGGAAGCGCTGCCTTTCCTCTCGAAGATTATCGGTCCATACGTGCCGCGTCCTAACTGGACATTCCGCTGGGATGGTATAGAAAAAAGCGTAGGATTAACATCGTTTCTCGACAGATTGTCTTTTGAACATGCTTACACATCTGGATTCCGCAAAGATTACAGAAGCACTTCGAGCGGAGAGCAAGAAACTAACGGCGAGCGTATTAATTATGGATTCACACCGTTAGCCGGAATGAATATGACTTTCAAGCAATTGCTGAAAGGAAATTTATCTGGCAATTTCAAATATAACTCAAACACGTCGTACGATTTGAATCTATCATCAACCAGACCGAATATCGTTTCAACATTGGCGCAGGAAATTTCTCTTTCATTAACCTATTCGCGGCGCGGATTTTCTATACCGTTATTTGGTTTAAATCTTTCAAACGATGTAGATATAACTATGACATACTCGCGCACGAAGAACTCACGCCGTCAATACAAACCCGAAGAACTTTCTATAAATCCGGACGGGCAACCTCAAGACGGCAGTACACGTACACTTATGGAGCCGCGCATCAGATACGTTTTAAGCAGCCGGGTTACAGCCGCAATATTTTACAGATATACAAGCACACAGCCCGATGCAAGCGGCTCGTTAATTTTCGGATCAACCACTAATGAAGCAGGAATCGATATCCATATCTCTATTTGA
- a CDS encoding bifunctional response regulator/alkaline phosphatase family protein, with translation MKGRLLWVDDEIELLRSHILLLSEKGYSVETATNGEDAVSLVKTKPFDLVFLDEMMAGMGGLETLSKIKDLRPELPVIMITKNESEGLMEEAIGGKISDYLTKPVNPSQVLLAVKKFLEGKKIAGATVSRDYIKEFNSISLALSDNLTFSQWTEIYTKLVDWSMELDQHPGLGLKQTLTDQFRECNGAFSKFIERNYRNWLEQQKRPVLSVDVVERYLIPELRDTNRSVFFFVIDCLRLDQWMVMETALREFFDISRDFYYSILPTATPYSRNAIFSGTWPSEIELRFPEIWEEWEDDDNSRNRFEHRFLDNLLERRKIQLKPESKYVKILDAEFGRSIEQNINSYTKNRLTSIVVNFVDMLAHGRSDSQLLKEIAPDESAYRSLTASWFTHSTLFSMLRTLSRQKNVTVILTTDHGSIRSMRGVKVIGDREASTNLRYKFGRNLKVDSHHAMFIKNPLEYKLPKRSVTINYIIAKEDYYFVYPTDYHQYLNKYKDSFQHGGISMEEMILPVIKMKPKQ, from the coding sequence ATAAAAGGTCGGTTACTCTGGGTCGATGATGAGATCGAATTATTACGTTCTCATATACTATTACTTTCCGAAAAAGGATACTCCGTTGAAACTGCAACAAATGGTGAAGATGCAGTTTCGCTCGTAAAAACCAAACCGTTCGATTTGGTTTTTCTTGATGAAATGATGGCAGGCATGGGTGGCTTGGAAACGTTATCGAAAATAAAAGATTTACGTCCAGAGTTGCCTGTAATTATGATCACTAAAAACGAAAGCGAAGGACTGATGGAGGAAGCGATCGGCGGGAAGATAAGCGATTACCTTACGAAACCCGTTAATCCAAGTCAGGTTTTACTCGCGGTAAAGAAATTTTTAGAAGGGAAAAAGATAGCGGGCGCCACTGTTTCGCGCGATTATATAAAAGAGTTCAATTCTATATCTCTCGCCCTTAGCGATAATCTTACTTTTTCTCAGTGGACAGAGATTTATACGAAACTCGTAGATTGGTCGATGGAACTGGATCAACACCCGGGTTTAGGATTAAAACAAACTTTAACCGATCAATTTCGCGAGTGCAACGGAGCGTTTTCAAAATTCATCGAACGAAATTATCGTAATTGGCTCGAGCAACAAAAGCGTCCGGTATTATCGGTGGATGTTGTAGAGCGTTACCTGATTCCGGAATTGCGTGATACGAATAGGTCAGTATTTTTCTTCGTTATCGATTGTTTGCGTCTTGATCAGTGGATGGTGATGGAAACAGCGCTTAGAGAATTTTTCGACATATCGCGCGATTTCTATTATTCAATCTTACCGACTGCAACACCATATTCACGCAATGCAATCTTCAGCGGCACCTGGCCTTCGGAGATTGAATTACGTTTCCCGGAAATCTGGGAAGAATGGGAAGACGATGATAACAGCAGAAATAGGTTTGAACATAGATTTTTAGATAATCTTTTAGAAAGGCGCAAAATCCAACTCAAGCCCGAATCAAAGTACGTGAAAATTCTTGACGCGGAGTTTGGGAGAAGCATCGAGCAAAATATTAATTCTTATACAAAGAACCGGCTCACATCGATTGTGGTGAATTTTGTAGATATGTTAGCTCACGGCAGATCCGATTCTCAACTGCTAAAAGAAATTGCGCCCGATGAATCGGCATATCGTTCTTTGACTGCATCGTGGTTTACGCATTCAACGCTGTTTTCTATGCTTAGAACATTATCCCGACAAAAAAATGTTACTGTAATTCTCACCACCGATCACGGCAGTATCAGAAGTATGCGTGGAGTGAAAGTAATCGGCGATCGGGAGGCGTCGACTAACCTTCGTTACAAATTCGGCAGAAACCTTAAAGTAGATAGTCATCACGCAATGTTTATTAAAAATCCTTTGGAATACAAACTGCCCAAAAGAAGTGTAACTATCAATTACATTATCGCGAAAGAAGATTATTATTTTGTCTATCCAACCGACTATCATCAATACTTGAATAAATACAAAGATAGCTTCCAGCACGGCGGTATTTCAATGGAAGAAATGATATTACCGGTCATCAAAATGAAACCAAAGCAATGA